A window from Dehalococcoidia bacterium encodes these proteins:
- the rplL gene encoding 50S ribosomal protein L7/L12 gives MAKVEEAFEIIQGMTILELRDLNKKIEDEFGITAAAPMMMAAPGAGGGGAAAPAVEEEQTEFAVVLKDAGANKINVIKAVREVTTLGLKEAKDLVESAPVNVKEGIAKADAEAIKTKLTEAGATAELQ, from the coding sequence ATGGCGAAGGTGGAAGAAGCGTTTGAGATCATCCAGGGCATGACGATCTTGGAGCTGCGTGACCTCAACAAGAAGATCGAAGACGAGTTCGGCATCACGGCGGCGGCGCCGATGATGATGGCCGCACCGGGCGCCGGAGGCGGTGGCGCCGCAGCTCCCGCCGTCGAGGAAGAGCAGACTGAGTTCGCGGTCGTCTTGAAGGACGCCGGCGCCAACAAGATCAACGTCATCAAGGCGGTCCGGGAAGTCACGACGCTCGGCCTCAAGGAGGCGAAGGACCTGGTCGAGAGCGCTCCGGTGAACGTGAAGGAAGGCATCGCGAAGGCCGACGCGGAAGCCATCAAGACCAAGCTCACCGAAGCCGGCGCGACGGCGGAACTGCAGTAG
- the rplJ gene encoding 50S ribosomal protein L10 has product MPSEKKVQAVAALKELAQNASIIVGAEYRGLSVKDMTTLRRQLREAGVEAHVVKNRLFQLAMQQAGIEGAAGLVEGPTLVIFGAGDIIAPSRAIADYQRTARNTFAPRMAFLDGALVDGKVVAELASLPSREELIGKLAGAFVSPVQQLANLLNDSIQSFARLMDARAGQLEEQGAA; this is encoded by the coding sequence ATGCCGTCGGAGAAGAAGGTCCAGGCTGTTGCGGCGCTGAAGGAACTCGCGCAAAACGCGTCGATCATCGTCGGGGCGGAGTACCGCGGCCTCAGCGTGAAGGACATGACGACGCTGCGCCGGCAGTTGCGCGAAGCGGGCGTCGAAGCGCACGTAGTGAAGAACCGCCTGTTCCAGCTTGCGATGCAGCAAGCGGGCATCGAAGGCGCAGCGGGCCTCGTCGAAGGCCCGACGCTCGTCATCTTCGGCGCGGGCGACATCATTGCGCCGTCCAGGGCGATCGCGGACTACCAGCGCACGGCGCGGAACACGTTTGCGCCGCGCATGGCGTTCTTGGACGGCGCGCTTGTCGATGGCAAGGTCGTCGCCGAACTGGCGAGCCTGCCTTCGCGCGAGGAACTGATCGGCAAGCTCGCTGGAGCTTTCGTATCGCCCGTGCAGCAGCTAGCGAATCTGCTCAACGATTCCATCCAGTCGTTCGCACGCCTGATGGACGCCCGTGCAGGCCAGCTCGAGGAGCAGGGCGCGGCGTAA
- a CDS encoding GNAT family N-acetyltransferase, with amino-acid sequence MAEIRIARTGRERSDAFRVRIAVFVDEQGISREDELDEYDDTAVHCVGYVDGTATAAGRLVIMDGYGKIGRMAVLASHRGTGLGARVLEALEREGVTRGIGVFRLSAQLTAREFYDRFGYTPVGDVYDEVGIPHVGMEKKLEPK; translated from the coding sequence ATGGCCGAGATCCGCATCGCACGCACGGGCCGGGAACGATCCGACGCGTTCCGCGTGCGGATCGCCGTGTTCGTCGATGAGCAGGGTATCTCTCGTGAGGACGAACTCGACGAATACGACGACACGGCGGTCCACTGCGTCGGATACGTCGATGGGACGGCGACCGCGGCGGGGCGGCTCGTGATCATGGATGGCTACGGAAAGATCGGCCGCATGGCGGTGCTCGCATCGCACCGCGGCACCGGACTTGGCGCACGCGTGCTGGAGGCGCTCGAGCGGGAAGGCGTCACGCGGGGCATCGGCGTGTTCCGTCTGAGCGCGCAACTCACAGCGCGGGAGTTTTACGATCGGTTCGGATACACGCCTGTGGGCGACGTGTACGACGAGGTCGGCATTCCGCATGTCGGGATGGAGAAGAAGCTGGAGCCGAAGTGA
- a CDS encoding GNAT family N-acetyltransferase, whose translation MPDYTARPYERASDLRLLIEFAQQVTRARPQLTYYHPGDFVWQLYAFDRSDDVRLWTIDETGEIVACAIFEPPLNFQFEVRPGVRDDRGLASDVLRWVEQRRALVAREADIPLAYRWLGTGTLSAFVFDSDAERGTLLAEHGYERAGESGVRFARALDEPLPAVVLPRGARFRSIGDDDSEARAELHRDAWSVWGESKFSIELYRRLRAAPLYDPDLDIVLEHEGQLVSYCVCWLDTANGVGYFEPVGTRSTATGRGFGRAVVREGMRRLKEKGMQTALVGGATVNKPAQALYASAGFEIIEREHGYVKSEASWK comes from the coding sequence GTGCCTGACTATACTGCCCGGCCCTACGAGAGGGCCTCTGATCTCCGTTTACTGATCGAATTCGCGCAGCAGGTTACGCGCGCGCGCCCGCAACTCACGTACTACCATCCCGGCGATTTCGTCTGGCAGCTCTACGCGTTCGATCGCTCCGACGACGTGCGCCTGTGGACGATCGACGAGACGGGCGAGATCGTCGCGTGCGCGATCTTTGAGCCGCCGCTGAATTTCCAGTTCGAGGTACGTCCTGGGGTCCGCGACGATCGCGGATTGGCGAGCGACGTACTGCGTTGGGTCGAACAACGGCGGGCGCTGGTCGCGCGTGAAGCCGACATTCCGCTCGCCTATCGTTGGCTCGGTACCGGCACGCTATCGGCGTTTGTGTTCGACTCCGACGCCGAACGCGGCACGCTGCTCGCCGAACACGGTTACGAACGCGCCGGCGAGTCCGGAGTGCGCTTCGCACGGGCACTCGATGAGCCGCTGCCGGCCGTCGTGTTGCCGCGCGGCGCGCGATTCCGAAGCATCGGCGACGACGATTCGGAGGCGCGCGCGGAACTGCACCGCGACGCGTGGTCGGTGTGGGGTGAGTCGAAGTTCAGCATCGAGCTGTATCGCCGTCTACGCGCCGCGCCGCTGTATGATCCGGATCTCGACATCGTCCTCGAGCACGAGGGCCAACTCGTCAGCTACTGCGTGTGCTGGCTCGACACGGCAAACGGCGTCGGCTACTTCGAGCCAGTCGGCACGCGGTCAACGGCGACGGGTCGCGGGTTCGGGCGCGCAGTGGTCCGCGAGGGCATGCGCAGGCTCAAGGAAAAGGGCATGCAGACGGCGCTCGTCGGCGGGGCGACCGTGAACAAGCCGGCGCAGGCGCTCTATGCGTCCGCGGGGTTCGAGATCATCGAGCGGGAGCACGGATACGTGAAATCCGAGGCGAGCTGGAAGTGA
- a CDS encoding class I SAM-dependent methyltransferase, producing the protein MSEIATETKGHRWFAAMYDKLSRVSERRQVARLRRELLGDLHGDVLEIGAGTGLNFEHYPADARVVALEPDPHMLRRAREKLRPNIELRQAPAESLPFGDASFDAVVSTLVLCTVDDVQRSLAEIRRVLRPAGRLVFIEHVRADGFSGSVQDAIRPAWGYFAAGCNPNRRTGQALADAAFRVTSLQHTEFAPIIPVIYGTAEPT; encoded by the coding sequence ATGAGTGAGATCGCGACCGAAACGAAAGGTCACCGTTGGTTCGCCGCCATGTACGACAAGCTGTCGCGCGTGAGCGAACGCAGGCAGGTTGCGCGGCTTCGACGCGAACTGCTCGGCGATCTGCACGGCGACGTGCTGGAGATCGGCGCCGGCACCGGGCTGAACTTCGAGCACTATCCGGCGGACGCGCGAGTCGTCGCGCTTGAGCCCGATCCCCACATGCTGAGACGCGCGAGAGAGAAGCTTCGACCCAACATCGAGTTGCGGCAGGCTCCCGCGGAGTCGCTGCCGTTCGGCGACGCGTCGTTCGATGCCGTCGTTTCGACGCTCGTGCTCTGCACCGTCGACGACGTGCAGCGTTCGCTGGCGGAGATCAGGCGCGTGTTGCGCCCCGCCGGCCGCCTGGTCTTCATCGAGCACGTGCGCGCGGACGGGTTCTCCGGAAGCGTGCAAGACGCCATCCGCCCCGCATGGGGCTACTTCGCCGCCGGCTGCAATCCCAACCGCCGTACGGGGCAGGCGCTCGCCGACGCCGCGTTCCGCGTCACGTCGCTCCAGCACACGGAGTTCGCACCGATCATACCGGTGATCTACGGCACGGCGGAGCCGACGTGA
- a CDS encoding aldehyde dehydrogenase family protein, with protein MVTQTKDATTAESRTYQQFIGGEWVAGASGETYERRSPATGALVETIPWGDVEDARRAIAAARAAFDGGTWSKAPAAQRAQVLRNVAAKIRAELMPLAQLLSKEVGKPTNMAIGEVAMAADVYDYYAGLALDLRGDAITNYVPDAVGLTVHEPVGVVGVITPWNFPVLLITWKLAPALAAGCTIVAKPSEFTAGTTFELARIITEAGAPSGVMNVVTGPGAVVGAELAASDSVDKIAFTGSTAVGKTIMQAASGNLKKISLELGGKSPNVVFDDANIDQAVGGSFFGIYLNTGQVCQAGSRLLLQESIKDEFLAKLKAFTATVKVGDPEDPSTTMGPVINEAQLEKVVRYVHVGQEEGAEMVCGGGRLTGEGFDDGLFVQPTIFDGVSNDMQIAREEIFGPVLSVITFKDAEDALRIANDTIYGLASAVWTKNIDTAFKMAKGIQAGTVWVNSYHQAGMPFMPYGGYKQSGIGRELGHEGLEEYMETKAIQIKLN; from the coding sequence ATGGTCACCCAGACGAAGGACGCCACGACGGCGGAAAGCCGCACCTACCAGCAGTTCATCGGCGGTGAGTGGGTCGCCGGCGCCAGCGGCGAAACATACGAACGCAGGAGCCCCGCCACCGGCGCGCTCGTCGAGACGATCCCCTGGGGCGACGTGGAAGATGCGCGCCGCGCTATCGCCGCCGCCCGCGCCGCCTTCGATGGCGGCACCTGGTCGAAGGCGCCCGCGGCGCAACGTGCGCAGGTGCTGCGCAACGTCGCCGCGAAGATTCGCGCCGAGTTGATGCCACTCGCCCAACTTCTGTCGAAGGAAGTTGGCAAGCCGACGAACATGGCGATCGGCGAGGTCGCGATGGCGGCCGATGTCTACGACTACTACGCCGGGCTCGCACTGGACCTGCGCGGTGATGCGATCACGAACTACGTGCCGGATGCCGTCGGGCTGACGGTACACGAGCCCGTCGGCGTCGTCGGCGTCATCACGCCGTGGAACTTCCCGGTGCTGCTGATCACGTGGAAGCTGGCGCCGGCGCTCGCTGCGGGATGCACGATCGTCGCCAAGCCGTCGGAGTTCACCGCGGGCACGACGTTCGAGCTGGCGCGGATCATCACCGAGGCCGGCGCGCCGAGCGGCGTCATGAACGTCGTCACCGGCCCGGGCGCCGTCGTCGGCGCCGAACTTGCCGCGAGCGACAGTGTCGACAAGATCGCGTTCACGGGCTCTACGGCGGTCGGCAAGACGATCATGCAGGCGGCGTCCGGCAACCTGAAGAAGATCTCGCTCGAGCTGGGCGGCAAGTCGCCGAACGTCGTGTTCGACGACGCGAACATCGACCAGGCCGTCGGCGGCTCGTTCTTCGGCATCTACCTGAACACCGGCCAGGTCTGCCAGGCGGGCTCTCGGCTCCTGCTGCAGGAGTCGATCAAGGACGAGTTTCTCGCGAAGCTGAAGGCGTTCACGGCCACCGTGAAGGTCGGCGATCCCGAAGACCCTTCGACGACGATGGGCCCCGTGATCAACGAGGCCCAGCTCGAGAAAGTCGTGCGCTACGTCCACGTCGGGCAGGAAGAGGGCGCCGAGATGGTGTGCGGCGGCGGCCGCCTCACCGGCGAAGGCTTCGACGATGGCCTCTTCGTGCAGCCGACCATCTTCGACGGCGTCAGCAACGACATGCAGATCGCGCGCGAGGAGATTTTCGGGCCCGTCCTGAGCGTCATCACGTTCAAGGACGCCGAAGACGCGCTGCGCATCGCGAATGACACGATCTACGGGCTGGCGTCTGCCGTGTGGACGAAGAACATCGACACGGCGTTCAAGATGGCGAAGGGGATCCAGGCAGGCACCGTGTGGGTGAACTCGTACCACCAGGCAGGCATGCCGTTCATGCCGTACGGCGGTTACAAGCAAAGCGGCATCGGCCGCGAGCTTGGCCACGAAGGCCTGGAAGAGTACATGGAGACGAAGGCGATCCAGATCAAGCTGAACTAG
- the raiA gene encoding ribosome-associated translation inhibitor RaiA, with amino-acid sequence MNLKIRSHNTRADDDLREHAEKRLARLERYLPRVDDITIEVEYEETRSAAHRYAIQVTVHSAGTILRAEERASDQRTALDMAADVLSRQAQRHKRRLYGRHRTNEAKQIAAEPEPAGPITEPDGDEEYDEYLLGKIVRVKHFEAKPMSQEEALAQMDLLGHDFFLFLDAAANDYALLYKRRDGDYGLLTPRRG; translated from the coding sequence ATGAACCTGAAGATTCGTTCGCACAACACCCGAGCCGACGACGATCTGCGCGAACACGCCGAGAAGCGGCTCGCGCGGCTTGAGCGCTACCTCCCCCGCGTCGACGACATCACCATCGAAGTGGAGTACGAAGAAACGCGTTCGGCGGCGCACCGCTACGCCATCCAGGTGACCGTGCACTCAGCGGGCACGATCTTGCGCGCCGAGGAGCGTGCGTCGGACCAGCGTACGGCGCTCGACATGGCCGCCGACGTGCTATCGAGGCAGGCGCAACGGCACAAGCGGCGTCTGTACGGGCGGCATCGCACGAACGAAGCGAAGCAGATCGCCGCCGAACCGGAGCCGGCCGGCCCGATCACGGAGCCGGACGGCGACGAGGAGTACGACGAGTACCTGCTGGGCAAGATCGTGCGCGTGAAGCACTTCGAAGCGAAGCCGATGTCGCAGGAAGAAGCGCTCGCGCAGATGGACCTGCTCGGCCACGACTTCTTCCTGTTTCTCGACGCGGCGGCGAATGACTACGCGTTGCTGTACAAGCGGCGCGACGGGGACTACGGCTTGCTGACGCCGCGGCGTGGGTGA
- the cofE gene encoding coenzyme F420-0:L-glutamate ligase yields MSEIRIFGLPGIPEVHAGDDLAGMIVEAARAHGGIENGDVIVVTQKVVSKAEGRVVDLDGVTPSAFATQIAEQWEKDARQVEVVLGETKRIVRMGHGVVICETHHGFICANAGVDASNVEKTGTVCLLPVDSDASARKLYDRIREAFGVDAGVIISDSFGRPWREGIVNFAIGCAGMLPLLDYTGQFDPAGYELRVTAMAVVDELAAAAELVHGKLARMPVAIVRGAEYAPGDGAIAQIIRDAERDLFR; encoded by the coding sequence GTGAGCGAGATTCGCATCTTCGGCCTGCCGGGCATCCCCGAGGTGCACGCAGGCGACGACCTTGCCGGCATGATCGTCGAAGCGGCGCGCGCGCACGGCGGCATCGAAAACGGCGATGTGATCGTGGTGACGCAGAAGGTCGTCTCGAAGGCGGAAGGCCGCGTGGTCGACCTGGATGGCGTCACGCCGTCGGCGTTCGCCACGCAGATCGCCGAACAGTGGGAGAAGGACGCCCGCCAGGTCGAAGTCGTCCTCGGCGAGACGAAGCGCATCGTCCGCATGGGTCACGGCGTCGTGATCTGCGAAACGCATCACGGCTTCATCTGCGCAAACGCCGGCGTCGATGCATCGAACGTCGAGAAGACGGGCACGGTATGCCTGCTGCCCGTCGACTCCGACGCCTCGGCGCGCAAGCTCTATGACCGCATCCGGGAGGCGTTTGGCGTCGATGCCGGCGTGATCATCTCCGACTCCTTCGGCCGGCCCTGGCGCGAAGGTATCGTCAACTTCGCGATCGGATGCGCGGGGATGCTGCCTCTGCTCGACTACACGGGCCAGTTCGACCCGGCGGGCTACGAGCTGCGCGTCACCGCGATGGCTGTGGTCGATGAGCTTGCGGCGGCCGCGGAGCTGGTACACGGGAAGCTCGCGCGCATGCCCGTGGCGATCGTGCGCGGCGCCGAGTACGCGCCCGGCGACGGCGCGATCGCGCAGATCATCCGCGATGCGGAGCGCGATCTGTTTCGGTGA
- the npdG gene encoding NADPH-dependent F420 reductase, translating to MKIAFIGGTGEEGMGLAYRFALAGHACIIGSRALEKAQAAVEELREKDAALPLHAAANEDAASASDIVVVTTPYSAQAATLPPLAAATAGKIVVSTVVPMAFEAGKATLVDVPEGSAAEQQQALLPASTVVGAFQNLGARKLLRGSPMDADVVVCADMDDAKKQIMQLADQIEGARGIDGGPLANAKLVEGITVLLVAVNRAYKVNAGIRIAGVK from the coding sequence ATGAAGATCGCATTCATCGGCGGGACCGGCGAGGAAGGCATGGGTCTCGCCTACCGGTTCGCGCTCGCCGGCCACGCGTGCATCATCGGATCGCGCGCGCTCGAAAAAGCGCAGGCGGCGGTCGAGGAGTTGCGCGAAAAAGACGCCGCGCTCCCGCTCCATGCCGCCGCGAACGAAGACGCCGCGTCTGCCTCGGACATCGTGGTAGTGACGACGCCATACTCGGCGCAGGCGGCGACGTTGCCGCCGCTCGCCGCCGCGACCGCCGGCAAGATCGTCGTCAGTACGGTCGTCCCCATGGCGTTTGAAGCCGGCAAGGCGACGCTGGTCGACGTGCCGGAGGGCTCCGCAGCGGAACAACAACAGGCGCTGCTCCCCGCGTCGACGGTGGTCGGCGCCTTCCAGAATCTCGGCGCCCGCAAGTTGTTGCGTGGCAGCCCGATGGATGCCGACGTGGTCGTCTGCGCCGACATGGATGACGCGAAGAAGCAGATCATGCAGCTCGCGGACCAGATCGAAGGCGCGCGCGGCATCGATGGCGGTCCGCTCGCCAATGCAAAGCTCGTCGAGGGGATCACAGTGCTGCTCGTCGCGGTCAATCGCGCCTACAAGGTGAACGCCGGCATTCGCATTGCAGGAGTGAAGTGA
- a CDS encoding 2-dehydropantoate 2-reductase N-terminal domain-containing protein, whose product MRYIVYGAGAIGGIIGARLFERGHDVTLIARGAHLEAIQRDGLTLRTPDDTANMRVPAVAHPREIAFSPDDVVFLAMKSQDTAAALDDLAAFAPPQIAVVCAQNGVDNERMAARRFANVYGMLVYMPGTFLEPGVILNHMTGAWGVLDGGRYPAGIDGRIERITTDLDAVRFSSRAVPQIMRWKYNKLLSNLNNAFVAACGTDARAPEFLAAVRSEALACYEAAGIDCASEDENALRRQESGMKFGAIDGARRDGGSSWQSLMRGSPTIETDYLNGEIVMLGRLHGVPTPCNETLQRVANRMVRERRAAASLPVEELLREAGVTPA is encoded by the coding sequence GTGCGGTACATCGTCTACGGCGCCGGCGCTATCGGCGGCATCATCGGCGCCCGCCTGTTCGAGCGCGGTCACGATGTGACACTGATCGCGCGCGGTGCGCATCTCGAAGCGATCCAGCGCGACGGACTGACGCTCCGCACGCCTGATGACACTGCGAACATGCGCGTGCCAGCCGTCGCGCACCCGCGCGAGATCGCGTTCTCGCCGGATGACGTCGTCTTCCTGGCGATGAAATCGCAGGACACCGCCGCCGCGCTCGACGATCTGGCGGCGTTTGCGCCGCCGCAGATCGCCGTCGTCTGTGCGCAGAACGGCGTCGACAACGAACGCATGGCGGCGCGCCGGTTCGCGAATGTCTACGGCATGCTGGTCTACATGCCGGGCACGTTCCTCGAGCCGGGCGTGATCCTGAACCACATGACAGGCGCCTGGGGTGTGCTCGATGGTGGGCGCTATCCCGCGGGCATCGACGGCAGGATCGAGCGCATCACCACGGACCTCGACGCGGTGCGTTTCAGCAGCCGTGCCGTGCCGCAGATCATGCGCTGGAAGTACAACAAGCTGCTCTCGAACCTCAACAACGCGTTTGTGGCCGCGTGCGGCACCGATGCGCGCGCGCCCGAGTTTCTCGCGGCGGTGCGGTCCGAAGCGCTGGCCTGCTACGAAGCGGCGGGCATCGACTGCGCATCTGAGGACGAGAACGCGTTGCGGCGACAGGAGTCCGGCATGAAGTTCGGCGCCATCGATGGCGCGCGACGTGACGGCGGGTCGTCGTGGCAGAGCCTCATGCGCGGCTCGCCGACGATCGAGACGGATTACCTGAACGGTGAGATCGTCATGCTCGGCCGGCTGCACGGCGTGCCGACGCCCTGCAACGAAACGCTGCAGCGCGTGGCAAACCGCATGGTGCGCGAGCGGCGCGCCGCCGCCAGCCTGCCGGTCGAAGAGCTGCTACGTGAGGCCGGCGTCACACCCGCATAA
- a CDS encoding SDR family NAD(P)-dependent oxidoreductase — MELQGAAAIVTGGARGIGRGIAYELAKEGARVAIADLPATATDRHETIAEIKRLGSDAIGIDVDVRDWSQVQAMAQRAIDHFGQVDILVNNAGVIKIGPVVAFAEEDWDLIIDVNLKGVFLCTKAIAGHMAQRRSGRIINISSIAGKRGRAFASAYATSKWGVIGFTQSMAHELAPANVNVNAICPGEVATYMWNDVLIPAIAAAGGTSKEDAWEGMLKRDVPLGREQTPQDMGQAIVFLCKADNITGIAMSVSGGTEMG, encoded by the coding sequence ATGGAACTGCAAGGAGCCGCCGCCATCGTCACCGGCGGCGCGAGAGGCATCGGGCGCGGCATCGCGTACGAACTGGCGAAGGAAGGCGCGCGCGTCGCCATCGCGGACCTGCCGGCGACGGCGACCGACCGCCACGAGACGATAGCGGAGATCAAGCGCCTCGGCAGCGACGCCATCGGCATCGACGTCGACGTGCGCGACTGGTCGCAAGTGCAGGCGATGGCGCAGCGCGCGATCGATCACTTCGGGCAGGTCGACATCCTTGTGAATAACGCCGGAGTGATCAAGATCGGTCCGGTCGTGGCGTTTGCGGAAGAGGACTGGGACCTGATCATCGACGTCAACCTCAAGGGCGTCTTTCTGTGCACGAAAGCGATCGCCGGGCACATGGCGCAGCGGCGCAGCGGTCGCATCATCAACATCTCATCGATCGCGGGAAAGCGCGGACGCGCGTTCGCGTCGGCGTACGCGACGTCGAAGTGGGGCGTGATCGGCTTCACGCAATCGATGGCGCACGAACTGGCGCCGGCGAATGTCAACGTGAACGCTATCTGCCCCGGCGAGGTGGCGACGTACATGTGGAACGACGTGCTGATCCCGGCGATCGCCGCGGCCGGTGGTACTTCGAAGGAAGACGCGTGGGAGGGCATGCTCAAGCGCGATGTGCCACTTGGCCGCGAGCAGACGCCGCAGGACATGGGCCAGGCGATCGTATTTCTCTGCAAGGCAGACAACATCACCGGCATCGCCATGAGCGTCAGCGGCGGCACGGAGATGGGTTAG
- a CDS encoding GNAT family N-acetyltransferase has translation MSADAATPRGVGRSRGRTRTARHRLFKRWRCKSLRSRVGWRGRGVLHYKRSDNRIVFTHTEIDPRLEGQGIGSKLAAYALADARSLGLEIVVWCPFIAAYIKRHPEYADLVTQAG, from the coding sequence GTGAGCGCAGACGCAGCAACGCCCAGAGGGGTCGGGAGGAGTCGTGGTCGCACGCGAACCGCAAGACATCGCCTTTTCAAACGATGGCGATGCAAGTCGTTACGAAGTCGTGTTGGATGGAGAGGTCGCGGGGTTCTCCACTACAAGCGGAGCGACAACCGCATCGTCTTCACGCATACCGAGATCGATCCCCGACTCGAAGGACAGGGCATCGGCAGTAAACTCGCCGCGTACGCACTCGCCGATGCGCGCTCTCTCGGTCTGGAGATCGTAGTGTGGTGCCCCTTTATCGCCGCGTACATCAAGCGACACCCGGAGTACGCCGATCTCGTGACGCAGGCAGGATAG
- a CDS encoding CDP-alcohol phosphatidyltransferase family protein, whose amino-acid sequence MPGALEGPVSRYINRRFSVPIAAALAHTPLTPNQASVIAFAIAAGALALLAIGRNIEAGVLIQLSSIVDGVDGDLARVKGMASKFGGLFDAALDRYADAAIAGGMAWWALEHEDWPEPLLVGLAAAVGFLMVSYSRARLEREGGLDIASDLLGVASRDVRLLVLAAGAVLGQAYWALVVMGALSYATVAWRLWRFRRMTVAGS is encoded by the coding sequence ATGCCCGGGGCGCTTGAAGGGCCGGTCTCCCGCTACATCAACCGCCGGTTTTCCGTCCCCATCGCCGCTGCGCTCGCGCACACGCCGCTGACGCCGAACCAGGCATCGGTGATCGCGTTCGCGATCGCCGCCGGTGCGCTCGCGCTGCTGGCGATCGGCCGCAACATCGAAGCTGGCGTGCTGATCCAGTTGTCGTCGATCGTCGATGGCGTCGATGGCGACCTCGCGCGCGTCAAAGGCATGGCGAGCAAGTTCGGCGGCCTGTTCGACGCGGCGCTGGACCGGTACGCCGACGCGGCGATCGCGGGCGGCATGGCGTGGTGGGCGCTCGAGCACGAGGACTGGCCGGAGCCGTTGCTCGTCGGGCTGGCGGCGGCCGTCGGGTTTCTGATGGTCTCGTACTCGCGCGCACGCCTCGAACGCGAGGGCGGGTTGGACATCGCGTCGGACCTGCTAGGCGTGGCTTCACGCGACGTGCGGCTGCTCGTCCTCGCTGCGGGCGCCGTGCTCGGGCAGGCGTACTGGGCCCTGGTGGTCATGGGCGCGCTCAGCTACGCGACGGTAGCCTGGCGGCTCTGGCGGTTCCGGCGCATGACCGTTGCCGGATCATGA
- a CDS encoding phosphocholine cytidylyltransferase family protein has protein sequence MQAVIIAAGDGGRLYPLTSDTPKPLLKLRGRPIINHVLDALRTAGVNDVVVVLGYRGEQIRRALDDLSPCGMRIRFVENEEFMLGNARSLWSARTVVDGSFVLAMADHLVEPDLARALIDNADGRCRLAVEHTHGADTRAGEATLAHVREGLVIDLGKGIAEWNALDTGMFWCTPGIFDTMTPDLRDGEAGAVFATLARSGGLDAVDVSGYRWIDIDTPEDLRRADEMLAGGGLWREHARGA, from the coding sequence ATGCAAGCAGTAATCATCGCCGCCGGCGACGGTGGCAGACTGTACCCGCTCACATCGGACACCCCGAAGCCGCTGTTGAAGCTGCGCGGCCGCCCGATCATAAATCACGTGCTCGATGCATTGCGCACAGCCGGTGTGAACGACGTGGTGGTCGTGCTGGGCTACCGCGGCGAACAGATCCGCCGCGCGCTCGATGACCTTTCACCGTGCGGTATGCGCATCCGTTTCGTCGAGAACGAGGAGTTCATGCTCGGCAACGCACGCTCGCTCTGGTCGGCGCGCACGGTGGTCGATGGCTCCTTCGTGCTGGCGATGGCGGATCACCTCGTCGAGCCGGATCTGGCGCGCGCCCTGATCGACAATGCGGATGGACGCTGCAGGCTCGCCGTCGAGCACACGCACGGCGCCGACACGCGCGCCGGTGAGGCCACGCTGGCGCACGTGCGCGAAGGGCTCGTCATCGACCTGGGCAAAGGCATCGCCGAGTGGAACGCGCTCGATACCGGAATGTTCTGGTGTACGCCCGGCATCTTCGACACGATGACGCCCGACCTGCGCGACGGCGAGGCCGGCGCCGTATTCGCCACGCTGGCGCGCTCCGGCGGGCTGGATGCGGTCGATGTCAGCGGCTACCGCTGGATCGATATCGACACGCCCGAAGACCTGCGCCGCGCGGACGAGATGCTCGCAGGCGGCGGGCTCTGGCGTGAGCATGCCCGGGGCGCTTGA